The genome window TCTTGTGATAATTACAATTTACAAGAAGCACAGACAAAGAAAATTGTGAATTAATAACTGGTTGAAGTGTAATAAACTGCAGATATAGCCACTTGGTTTTAGTAAATTTGCATTAAATgtcatatgaaaaaaaaaagaagcaaaacaacTGGTATTCAGAAAAAGGTACCAGATAAGCAAGTTCAGCAGCCACTTTATTTTATTGTCTCAATACATGGTCAATTGTAGCATAATTAAATGATCTACCAATAGCAGTTTGGCCTTGTTCTCAAGTCTACCTCTGAGTATCACAATATTTCACCCAAGggaatataaaacaaaacataacagtcaataaaaaatgaatcatgtaaaaggaaaatagaatgCACTAGCTTAGGCATCTGAAAATGTCAGCAGGAAAGTTTCAGGAAATAGATGGGAATACTTGTATAAATATCTTCGACTTATGCAGTTTCAGAGGACTTTAAAAGATTACAAGTATTGCATTATTTTGAGTACCTGCTTTTGGGGAAGATGGTGGTGATAAAAATGTCGTTGAGGATCCAGCACGAAGAGCGGAATAGATAACTGAGAGAACTGTCGTGAGCATCCCAAGAATAAGAGTACTAAGTGAAACAGCTGAGGCTTTATTATGGAGACCATTGCATACATAATCTCTAGGTTCACTGGAGAGACCCGTGTAGCACACATAAGCACAGTAAACTGATATCACAGAAGCAGGCAAAAGACTGCCATTCACCTGTTAAagattttcaatttcaattatgtTGTCAGTtgcaaaaatctaaaatattttcattaattcaaTATCACTAAACACTACAAGCCTGCCAAAGCCCAAGGTTAGACTTATTACACTGTTATGTCTTACATGTATATGCAAATTTTCCAACGGAAGATTTATGCAGCAAGCTTTTCGTATTTATGGTGTGAGCTGTCCCTTGGAGGCTTGGTATAGATAATAATGAATAGCTTTGAGAGTTAAGAAATCTGGGACTTGGTAGTTTTACCAAGAGGATCATAGCTCcaattttcttattataaaattataaaagataaaagtttaaaaaactgAGTAAACTAGCAGATAGCCTAAGGAGCTAACCAGATAATGTCCAATTTTCTTGTCATTCTACAGTAACCTACTCTTTAAATGAttcaatacataaatatttgtcTTATCAACTCAAGTTGTTTGCAGCAGGTCAGTTGATCATGTAAAAtcaataaatagaaaaacaagcTTATTCTTACCGCAGGATGCAAAGCTATAACTCCAAAAGAAAATGCCAGAACCATTGTCATGACAATAAAGAAGACATTGAGACCACAGTCATGACCAGAAGGGTTGAACCATATAAACAAAATGCCAGAGAACGCAAATGCTACAAGGTAGCAACCAATTGATACAGCAAGTAAAGCAATATACCTGAAGGAACAGAATTTAAACATTAGTAATCAATAACAGAAACAATGGAGAACAATAATGAACCACTGGAATTGAGCCAACCATTTCTGTTCATCTTTTTCAACCCAGGCATCATTCCATGAGTGCGTAAAATCAAGTAATATAATCACTTGAACCAATAAAAACATGCCCGCACCAAATTTTGATAGTATTTCTGAAAGTATAGCAAGTTTACCAGGTTAGTTGCAAATTTCAGTATCATATCTGACGAGAATATTTACACACGCATAAAAGACTAGAAGTCAagaaatttaattcaacataGCCCCAAGAGAAAGCATCATAATTCAATAAAACGAAGAAGACATGCCTGCCTTCTTCCCTTTCTTTCTGAATCTGGGAATTTAATGGCACATAAGAAATGGCACCTCTTAAATTAATCCTATTGAATTACATTTTTGGTGATTAATTATGCCTTTGAAAACACATATATTCTGGATAATTACTTCATAGACATAATATTTGATCACACTGATAATTCATGTAACATTCCAAAAGAACAGTCTTTTTCTTATGTTGTAATCTTAaccaaatttatctttataaCAGATACACTATGCAAACCTGGGAAATAGTTAGCAGTAAAACCTAAATATTGCTTCATGTAGTTGCATAGAGCAAAAATAAAGTTCTTTGTAACACAAGCTTGCAGCATGTTATTAGGCAGGTTCAATGCAATCCATTGCATGAGCCTCCTGCATTGTTGGGTCTTGGAAGAGTTAGCTATCCTTACTTGGCAGACATGCCATTAGTGTATGAAAATAAGGAACGACAAAGtccatttaaaagaaaaaagagtgtCTCCATAACCACGTGAACTTACAGACCTCCAGATTGAGGaagattttaataattgagCTTAAGGAGCAAAACTAACCATAGACTGTGATGACAACATTGGGAAGGAAGAACATAAGGATCACAAGCAAAATCCAGATCACCATCTTTGCAGTCCATCCACCATGATGCCATGAATCACGTCTGTCATTTTGGTCCTTGACACCAATCATTATTAGAGCTAGTATAGCAAAAAACAAGAAATTCCCCAAGCTGACACGAAGTACTGCCTGTTCTTGATACCATGTTTTTGTCTGAGTAGAACTCTTTATCCCTGCCAAGAAAACATGAGAATACATGTGATTATATATTACTTGTACAACACAGAATAGTAAAAGTAGTTAAACGTACCCAAAAATTCATGTATTCAGGAGAAAGCGCATTGATTTGTTATGATCTTTTGGAGCAATAGGGTaattattaatacaaaatagtttattaaatgtCAAGAACCCAATAGAACATAAAAGATGAGACCAATTGTACAATATCAGAATATCAACACAATGATGTCCAAATAGTTAGATGGCATAAAAGTATAGTTGATTCTGTCTGGTACTTGAGTTAGAATAAGCAGTGTAATCCAAACTatctgttaattttttatatgaagaTGGCTAAATGAACCAAGTGAACCAAGATCCAGGTTCTTCCAAATACTCTgttattatttgtataaatttatcataaaagcaaaaaaaataaacagagttcAATGACTCAACTAAAGAATGCTTAGCCAACGTACAGGATACAAACATTAAAGCCCCCATTTAATTCTACCAATATGAACTCACATCCTTAACACTCAAACAGTCATGCTTACAATGGCTTAGATTGGTAATAGCATACAAAGCAATATAAAGAAAACTCAGAAAACTTGTCTACAGATCACAACTCCTATAATTCAGTAAGTAAATTGACTGTTCCTTCACTCCACAATTCAAAACCTACTGAGCAAGCCAAATGCCAATGAGGGGAGAAAAtcatttttacatcaaaatttaacttagaAGCTAAGGTTCCAATATGTCAATAATTGCATTCATGAATAGCTCAGGTTCCACTTCATTGTTCCAAAATCCAAACTTCtaataaatatacttttatcACCTAACATCAATATTCGAGATACCCAACAAGCAAATTCCAAAAGCTTTGAAGGACCGATTCTTATCTTCAAAAATTAAGGCCAAAATAAAACCCCAAATCCCTGAAAGAAGTAAGAATCAAACATATGGTAAACGTCATATGATCAGAGGACagaagaaagggaaaaattACAAGGTAACTTCTCCAAAAGAGGTGCACCAACTTCTCGAAGAATCCATGAAACGATAAGGGAAAGCCCAAAGAGACCACAATAAGCAAGCCTGGCTGATTTTCTGGAGATCCCAGACGCCACCGTTGAGCAAAGGCCGCATGTGGACGCAGCACAGCAAGAAGCTAAGCACGACATCTCTCTCAAACTCCCTCAATCTAAGAATCGGATAAACAGATTGAATTCAAGTAATTATTAGGAAATTAAAAACCaaagataaaaaggaaaattaaatgaTTGACTGGTAGCTGAGGAGATGACAGAGGGGGTGACGAACAGTTGAGAATtctggttttcttttttaacaacATGGGATTAAACtgttaaaaagtttttatttaattaatgttaattttgttttgtaataagttgaattttaattgaaaattacaaattcGTTCAATGCATCCTATGGTACGTAAAGTTACAGGTTCGACCACTAGTTAAGGAGTTCCTTATCATCTCATGGTACGTAAAGTTAACTCAAAAAATCcaactatttatttaaattgattcaaaaatCAGGATTTTTAAAATGAACGGATGGTTGAATTCATCATGAATTgcccaatttaattaaataattattaaaaattattaaaagaataatcttgatttttagtttgattCAACCGATCCATATTGGTTCCTAGTCCGATTGATCCGACGACCAATCCATTCGATTCCGAGCCTagcccatattttaaacgggcctaaatttttttagtctaatatttttactcaaacatCTCAAATTTTAGACGGGCCTTCAAACCTAGAGAAATAATCCGGCCCATGAACAAGTCTATCGTAattggattggattggattgaataattggaaattaattttggaAAGGTATTTTCTCTTATGTTGTTGTATTTTGCTTTATCATTTAAATTGGATTGGATATTCAATGGGCTTTCCTAAAGTAAGCTCTAATGTAGTTGAGCCTATTTTGGGCTTACACCATTTTTGGGCTGTACACCCACTTACAGCAAATACTTGTTAGCACCAAatagtattaaattaattttttagataattacttaaaaatattattaagattaTACTGAAATTTATCCTTtagcaaaaaaataatttttattgggttaaagtatttttagagcttgagtttttttttaaaattaaataattctaaataacccattttcaacccttaaataagaggaCAATACATTTCAATATACTCGAACTCACATCCTCTTGCATTGATAACAATGTCtatgccaatcgagctaagactcaatcaactaCATTTTAGTGAAATCTAATTTGTTTTGAGTGTTGGTTCTAATAAATAGGTTAAAACTCAATTTCACAAGATTGGGTGGTGtaaaattgtaaagttttaccTCTTTAGGTCAAAGTGTTTAAAGTAAAACTCTTTTGTAAGAATAGTAATTCCAACTTTAgttcttaattattaataatttaacttaatatttttaatgtatttattaaaaaattatattatttatcacttttaaattttaaaaattcaatttaagtcattttcacGAGATTGGGCTAAGATTTGTGtcccttttatatttttatgttttttaagctttttagattcaagttttttttcgattttttgacTATCATGTACAATTTCTTATTTAATGAAAGGCCTTTTTGGATGGACGTAAACACCTTTAGTGTGGTGCGTTTAGCTTTTTGTTTTGTCTCACATTACAATATTGTTATAGTGTCTAACCTTACCGTCATCGCTGCTTTTACACTAATTGTAAATAGATGCACCACCCATTTAAGGGGACATGAaatacattttttctttttgagaaaaattgaaTGTTGTTATCTTGGGGTCTCACATGGTCACTTTCAACATTTAGGATAAAAACCACTTGCCTCCTATTATTGACTATCCAATCTCCCAACAAAATGGAACACAAATAAGTACTTGGAAATTTTCTCCTTTAGTAAAGCATAAtctcttgagtttttttttcactAAATGTGTgcttaaattgtgattaaatataTGTCTAACGTGTATTACATTTCTTTGGTCCACATGTATGGTGTCTATTGGCCTAATCACAATAAGGTCCCAACATGGTCTCATTCATTATTAGCTGGACTCAGTTGATCAAATTTCTGTTTAAAAAGGGCCACATTGTTTtataagttagtattaaagatCTTATCTTTGATATACTTTGGGTTTTAAGATAAGGCTTTGGGGTTTTCCTTGCTATCCTTTTGCATGGCAATAGGACATGATTTGACCATCAGGGTGTGACCCTAAATCTTTAGTTGTAATCATTATTGAAGCTTAAGGATAACACTTATTGACCGATTAACTCCAACAAACATGTATCGATCTGAGTTAGTTCGAGTAGTAaggagtttaatttttttaagtaaagttTTAGATTCgagttttatagataaaaaaaagttattgcCACATAcactattaataaatattttttacgaTTTGATTTCATGATATGAGTATAAAAGTGAACACTCTTAATCAATAGGCCAAAAGTTAGGGTCCATCGAATGTAGCTTTCATTATCTTTTATCATGTATAAATAAGATAGggaaaaaatagtgtcaactAACATTGACAATCCACCTTGAGCTTGACATTGGGATATAAAGGAAGTGTGCAGCTTATCAAGGCCTTGATTTGTTATAATGTGATGGAGGACAATCACCCTTCTACAATGCATATCCATATGTGAAATTGGCATTTAGCATATtgccatttgattttttttttgtctaattgCATTACACATCTTTAAAGTATAATccatttgattttaattgattgaGTCATTAAAGTATTAATATTGTATCAATCAAGTTCTTCGTCAACCTAGACACTGATCTAGGCATTCAATGGTAACTCAAATCATAAGCTGCTCGTATTTGATGTGTTggcatttttaaaatctattcaTAATGTCTTTTTAGACCCAAACTATCAATGCATGTAAGTATACACatgtttacaatttgatccacattttttaaatatgcttaccttaaatccAAACTGACATTTAACACCTAGATTAATAGCTAAGCTGACGAAAGGACTTAACACGATATTGATACTTTGAGGATACTAAGTAAATGCCatatttttcacataaaaatGCATGAATTACCTATGCCAATAAAAATCGGAAGATTGGTCTGAAAGGTAGGAGTCTTGAcccaaaaaatgataaaatttttaatataatcattttaaaaatcataaaaatataagttaatacattaatgttaaaacttcattttaaccctccaaaaaaattataattcaattttaaccccaaattaaaattttttgacttgacCACTGAACCTTGAGCCAATACATGCATGGAATTAAGcaaccaaacaaaaatattgTTGTTAAAAATCATGATCTAGTGGTCCAACCAAGAACTCtacaatataataaatgtttCTTTCTCATGGCAGCAGATATTATGAGCCACAATttgagtaattaattaattaattttggggTCAATGGAGTATCCAACAAATCTTGTCTTAGGCCCTGAGGGAGCTTAAAGAAAATGGGGGTCTCACAAAAGGATAAAAAAGAAACTGCAGGGTTTATGGTAACTGTAGGAGATAATGTTTGATGTTTGATAAGCTTAATGTGAGAACTGGTTAAGAAAAGCTTGGCAATCAATTCATCAATGGCCGGCAAGATTTttgtaatttgattaaaataaaaaaggtgtaTATACTGTTGAAGTTGAATCAAAGCAGCAGTTTGGGAAAATGACAGAGAAACTGCGCACGTGACTCTGTTGTGTTCCAATGGTAGAAACTAGGAAGTGGACCCTTCATTGTCAGTGGAATCTTGGTCTAAAATTTAGGGTTAGCAAAAGAAATCCAACTCGATCCGACTTAATAACATAAGACTggctttgaattttaaaaaaaattctctctgCTACTCTCAATGTTGAGAAAAAtagttcttttaaaaaatatcaaagcAATTTAATTAAGGAGAATTAGTTCCTCTGAGAGTAGTATTCGAAGTGTTGTTATCGTGGACGCCGATTCAATCCCTCGACAACGGAAGGTATTGTCCCCCAACATGGAGAGTCTCTTGGTGAGTGATCGTACGTCCATGTATGGTCGAGGCGCCTCCCTCCGTGAATCGTACATGGCTCTCCGTAGGGTGGGGGGCGAAACCTTTGACGGAAGACATTAATGTCGTAattaattgtccttaattgCTCA of Gossypium raimondii isolate GPD5lz chromosome 3, ASM2569854v1, whole genome shotgun sequence contains these proteins:
- the LOC105796622 gene encoding uncharacterized protein LOC105796622, giving the protein MSCLASCCAASTCGLCSTVASGISRKSARLAYCGLFGLSLIVSWILREVGAPLLEKLPWIKSSTQTKTWYQEQAVLRVSLGNFLFFAILALIMIGVKDQNDRRDSWHHGGWTAKMVIWILLVILMFFLPNVVITVYEILSKFGAGMFLLVQVIILLDFTHSWNDAWVEKDEQKWYIALLAVSIGCYLVAFAFSGILFIWFNPSGHDCGLNVFFIVMTMVLAFSFGVIALHPAVNGSLLPASVISVYCAYVCYTGLSSEPRDYVCNGLHNKASAVSLSTLILGMLTTVLSVIYSALRAGSSTTFLSPPSSPKAGTKKPLLEGDDVEEGKETKEKEARPVSYSYSFFHLIFALASMYSAMLLSGWTSSSDSSDLVDVGWTSVWVRICTEWVTAALYVWTLVAPLIIPDREFF